One region of Streptomyces leeuwenhoekii genomic DNA includes:
- a CDS encoding SDR family oxidoreductase, protein MSDDTAAGLHCLVTGATGYIGGRLVPELLAEGHRVRCLARSPGRLRDQSWAGEVETVRGDVTDSASLAAALRGVDVAYYLVHALGTGRGFEETDRRAARIFGERAREAGVRRVVYLGGLTPAGVPEAALSPHLRSRAEVGRILLDCGVPATVLRAAVVIGSGSASFEMLRYLTERLPVMVTPSWVRTRIQPVAVRDVLRALVGSARMPDDVSRAFDIGGPDILTYRDMMARYAAVAGLPRRLIVPVPVLTPGLSSHWVGLVTPVPAAIARPLTESLRHEVVCREHDIARYVPDPPGHPIGFDEAVRLALQRVREARVTTRWSSASVPGAPSDPLPTDPDWAGGSLYTDHRSRTVHASPGTLWRVIEGIGGERGWYSFPSAWAVRGLLDRLVGGVGLRRGRRDPARLRVGDSLDFWRVEEIEPGRLLRLRAEMRLPGLAWLEMYVETDGEGRTRYRQRALFHPHGLLGHVYWWGVSPFHAVVFGGMARNIARAAAAGRDAGPG, encoded by the coding sequence ATGAGTGACGACACCGCGGCGGGGCTGCACTGCCTGGTGACCGGTGCGACCGGCTACATCGGCGGGCGGCTGGTCCCCGAGCTGCTCGCCGAGGGCCACCGGGTGCGCTGTCTGGCCCGCTCCCCCGGCAGGCTCCGGGACCAGTCGTGGGCGGGCGAGGTGGAGACGGTGCGCGGGGACGTCACGGATTCCGCGTCGCTCGCCGCGGCCCTGCGCGGCGTCGACGTCGCCTACTACCTGGTGCACGCGCTGGGCACGGGACGCGGTTTCGAGGAGACCGACCGGCGGGCGGCCCGGATCTTCGGCGAGCGCGCCCGGGAGGCGGGCGTGCGGCGCGTCGTCTATCTGGGCGGTCTCACCCCCGCCGGGGTGCCGGAAGCCGCGCTCTCGCCGCATCTGCGGTCCCGGGCCGAGGTCGGCCGCATCCTGCTGGACTGCGGGGTGCCGGCCACGGTGCTGCGCGCGGCGGTCGTCATCGGCTCCGGCTCGGCCTCCTTCGAGATGCTGCGCTACCTCACCGAGCGGCTGCCGGTGATGGTCACCCCGAGCTGGGTGCGCACCCGGATCCAGCCGGTGGCGGTCCGCGACGTGCTGCGCGCCCTCGTCGGCAGCGCGCGCATGCCGGACGACGTCAGCCGCGCCTTCGACATCGGCGGGCCGGACATCCTGACGTACCGCGACATGATGGCCCGGTACGCGGCGGTCGCGGGACTCCCGCGCCGGCTGATCGTGCCCGTCCCGGTCCTCACCCCCGGCCTGTCCAGCCACTGGGTGGGCCTGGTGACACCGGTGCCCGCGGCCATCGCGCGGCCGCTGACGGAATCGCTGCGCCACGAGGTCGTCTGCCGCGAGCACGACATCGCGCGGTACGTGCCCGATCCGCCCGGCCACCCGATCGGCTTCGACGAGGCCGTCCGGCTGGCCCTCCAGCGGGTCCGGGAGGCCCGGGTGACCACCCGCTGGTCGTCGGCCTCCGTGCCCGGCGCCCCCAGCGACCCGCTGCCCACCGACCCGGACTGGGCGGGCGGCAGCCTCTACACCGACCACCGGTCCAGGACCGTGCACGCCTCGCCGGGGACGCTGTGGCGGGTGATCGAGGGCATCGGCGGCGAGCGCGGCTGGTACTCCTTCCCGTCGGCCTGGGCGGTCCGGGGCCTGCTGGACCGGCTGGTCGGCGGAGTCGGGCTGCGGCGCGGGCGGCGGGACCCGGCACGGCTGCGGGTCGGGGACTCGCTGGACTTCTGGCGGGTGGAGGAGATCGAGCCGGGACGGCTGCTGCGGCTGCGCGCCGAGATGCGGCTGCCGGGTCTGGCCTGGCTGGAGATGTACGTCGAGACCGACGGCGAGGGCCGTACCCGCTATCGGCAGCGGGCCCTGTTCCACCCGCACGGGCTGCTCGGCCACGTGTACTGGTGGGGCGTCTCGCCCTTCCACGCCGTGGTGTTCGGCGGCATGGCGCGCAACATCGCCCGGGCGGCCGCCGCGGGCCGGGACGCCGGGCCGGGGTGA
- a CDS encoding lycopene cyclase family protein produces MLETGAGRRADAVLQADIVIVGAGAAGLSLAHRLPTAAPGHRAAPSVVLVEPPAGPLRAPRRTWCFWETGAGRFDPAVTASWEWLRVRDRHGAAVRRHIAPVRYKMIRSDDFEALVTGDLGKAPGVRRVEAAVDTVAVLPDGTAEVRGTDAAGVPVRLRGRWVFDSRPPPRPPAARTRLLQHFRGWFVRTSRPAFDPEVVDLMDFRTPQPARGLSFGYVLPTGRRTALVEYTEFGPAPLTADAYDAALEHYTRRVLGIGDARVLSTEQGVIPMTDAVFPRRIARSVFPIGAAGGATRAATGYTFSAVQRQSDAVARAVRAGRAPVPPPPHPARARMMDAVLLRALDTGRIDGPDFFFRLFARVPVRLLLRFLDGETRLYEDLSVGVRTPVLPMLRTAAEVPWLPRRVRPPAP; encoded by the coding sequence GTGCTGGAGACGGGCGCCGGGCGGCGGGCGGACGCCGTACTGCAGGCCGACATCGTCATCGTCGGGGCCGGGGCGGCGGGCCTGTCGCTGGCGCACCGGCTGCCGACCGCGGCGCCGGGGCACCGTGCGGCGCCCTCGGTCGTCCTGGTCGAGCCGCCCGCCGGTCCGCTGCGGGCGCCGCGCCGCACCTGGTGTTTCTGGGAGACGGGCGCGGGCCGCTTCGACCCGGCGGTGACGGCGTCGTGGGAGTGGCTGCGGGTCCGCGACCGGCACGGAGCCGCCGTCCGGCGGCACATCGCGCCGGTGCGCTACAAGATGATCCGTTCGGACGACTTCGAGGCCCTGGTCACCGGCGATCTGGGCAAGGCGCCCGGAGTGCGCCGTGTGGAGGCCGCCGTCGACACGGTGGCCGTCCTGCCGGACGGGACGGCCGAGGTCCGGGGCACGGACGCCGCGGGCGTCCCGGTCCGGCTGCGCGGCCGGTGGGTCTTCGACTCCCGCCCACCGCCCCGCCCGCCCGCCGCCCGCACCCGTCTGCTCCAGCACTTCCGGGGCTGGTTCGTGCGCACCTCCCGGCCGGCGTTCGACCCGGAGGTGGTCGACCTGATGGACTTCCGCACCCCGCAGCCCGCCCGCGGCCTGTCCTTCGGATACGTCCTGCCCACCGGCCGCCGAACCGCCCTGGTCGAGTACACCGAGTTCGGTCCCGCCCCGCTCACGGCCGACGCCTACGACGCCGCCCTGGAGCACTACACACGGCGCGTCCTCGGCATCGGCGACGCGCGGGTGCTGTCGACGGAGCAAGGGGTGATCCCGATGACCGACGCCGTCTTCCCCCGGCGGATCGCCCGCTCCGTCTTCCCGATCGGTGCCGCGGGCGGGGCGACGCGCGCCGCCACCGGTTACACCTTCTCCGCCGTGCAGCGGCAGTCGGACGCCGTCGCGCGAGCGGTCCGCGCGGGCAGGGCACCCGTACCGCCGCCACCGCACCCGGCGCGTGCCCGGATGATGGACGCCGTGCTGCTGCGCGCGCTGGACACGGGCCGGATCGACGGCCCCGACTTCTTCTTCCGGCTCTTCGCACGCGTACCCGTACGGCTACTGCTGCGCTTCCTCGACGGTGAGACCCGGCTGTACGAGGATCTCTCGGTCGGCGTGCGCACCCCCGTCCTGCCGATGCTGCGGACGGCGGCCGAGGTGCCCTGGCTGCCCCGCCGCGTCCGCCCTCCCGCCCCATGA
- a CDS encoding phytoene/squalene synthase family protein, protein MTQRELDAAGITDPVLRAAYARCRRLNARHGRTYFLATRLLPAARRPAVHALYGFARFADDIVDDLGTTVGRAERAAALARLEERLRQALTGAAPATEPVVRAVADTAARYAIDPAHFTDFMASMRSDLTVTSYATYDDLRAYMHGSAAVIGLQMLPVLGTVTPRAEAAPHAAALGVAFQLTNFLRDVGEDLDRGRVYLPADLLAAHGVDRDLLRWSRRTGAHDPRITAALKAAENLTREVYREAAPGLAMLDPVARPCIRAAYVLYRDILDAIAEGGYAVLHRRAVVPARRRAAVAAGGLARVLAARLRAGYPPVPATAPAPAAGTAPAPAAGTAPADGPVPRPEGTREAAG, encoded by the coding sequence ATGACCCAGCGCGAACTCGACGCCGCCGGCATCACCGATCCCGTGCTGCGCGCCGCCTACGCCCGGTGCCGCCGGCTCAACGCCCGCCACGGACGCACCTACTTCCTCGCCACCCGGCTGCTGCCCGCCGCACGCCGGCCCGCCGTGCACGCGCTGTACGGCTTCGCCCGCTTCGCCGACGACATCGTCGACGACCTCGGCACCACGGTCGGCCGCGCCGAACGCGCCGCGGCCCTGGCCCGGCTGGAGGAGCGGCTGCGGCAGGCACTGACGGGCGCCGCCCCCGCCACCGAACCCGTGGTGCGGGCCGTGGCCGACACCGCCGCCCGCTACGCCATCGACCCGGCGCACTTCACCGACTTCATGGCGTCGATGCGCAGCGATCTGACGGTCACCTCGTACGCGACCTACGACGACCTGCGCGCCTACATGCACGGCTCCGCCGCCGTGATCGGCCTGCAGATGCTGCCCGTGCTCGGCACCGTCACCCCGCGCGCCGAGGCGGCCCCGCACGCCGCGGCCCTGGGGGTCGCGTTCCAGCTCACCAACTTCCTGCGGGACGTCGGCGAGGACCTGGACCGCGGCCGCGTCTACCTCCCGGCGGACCTGCTGGCCGCGCACGGCGTCGACCGGGACCTGCTGCGGTGGAGCCGCCGCACCGGCGCCCACGATCCGCGGATCACCGCCGCCCTGAAAGCCGCCGAGAACCTGACCCGGGAGGTCTACCGCGAGGCCGCGCCCGGCCTGGCGATGCTGGACCCGGTGGCGCGGCCGTGCATCCGCGCCGCGTACGTCCTCTACCGGGACATCCTCGACGCCATCGCCGAGGGCGGGTACGCGGTGCTGCACCGGCGCGCGGTGGTGCCCGCCCGCCGCCGCGCCGCCGTGGCGGCGGGCGGGCTCGCCCGGGTCCTGGCCGCCCGGCTGCGGGCCGGGTACCCCCCGGTCCCCGCCACCGCCCCGGCCCCCGCCGCCGGCACCGCCCCGGCCCCCGCCGCCGGCACCGCCCCGGCGGACGGGCCGGTGCCCCGTCCCGAGGGGACGAGGGAGGCCGCCGGATGA
- a CDS encoding DUF5914 domain-containing protein has translation MTAGNNARPGPRAGLSPLRLRRRPVPWERQDPTWRQARPAAITGALKRALARPSGNWYVVGAAAGVRPDRPLGRTVAGVEVVVWRDARGRLVGGPGACPHLGAPLAASPVRCGTLVCHWHGLALDGTAFAGWEPLPVHDDGVLVWVRLDAVGRERPTPAPVLSPRPPLPAALVSVWEGVGRCAPEDVVANRLDPWHGAWFHPHSFADLTVVREPGAGEPGAGDADDRFVVDVSFRLTRRLVVPVRAEFTAPEPRTVVMRITDGEGTGSVVETHATPLAPDGRGTPRTAVVEAVLATSARPGFALARRLAPALRPLMRTAAARLWRDDLAYAERRRHLRDLGRHPG, from the coding sequence ATGACAGCCGGGAACAACGCCCGCCCCGGACCGCGCGCGGGTCTCTCCCCGCTGCGGCTGCGCCGGCGGCCCGTCCCCTGGGAGCGGCAGGACCCGACCTGGCGGCAGGCACGGCCCGCCGCCATCACCGGCGCCCTGAAACGGGCGCTGGCCCGTCCCTCGGGCAACTGGTACGTCGTCGGCGCCGCCGCCGGCGTACGGCCGGACCGCCCGCTGGGCCGGACCGTCGCGGGCGTGGAAGTGGTCGTCTGGCGGGACGCGCGCGGACGCCTGGTGGGCGGTCCGGGCGCCTGCCCCCACCTCGGGGCTCCGCTGGCCGCCAGTCCGGTGCGCTGCGGGACCCTCGTCTGCCACTGGCACGGACTGGCCCTGGACGGGACCGCGTTCGCCGGGTGGGAGCCCCTGCCGGTCCACGACGACGGCGTGCTCGTATGGGTCCGGCTGGACGCCGTCGGCCGGGAACGCCCCACCCCCGCCCCGGTGCTGAGCCCCCGGCCCCCGCTGCCGGCCGCTCTCGTCTCCGTCTGGGAGGGCGTGGGCCGGTGCGCACCCGAGGACGTGGTCGCCAACCGCCTCGACCCGTGGCACGGCGCGTGGTTCCACCCGCACTCCTTCGCCGACCTCACCGTGGTGCGGGAACCCGGGGCCGGCGAGCCGGGCGCCGGCGACGCCGACGACCGGTTCGTCGTCGACGTGTCCTTCCGGCTCACCCGCCGGCTCGTCGTCCCCGTGCGGGCGGAGTTCACCGCGCCGGAACCCCGCACCGTGGTCATGCGCATCACCGACGGAGAGGGCACGGGGTCCGTCGTCGAGACCCACGCCACGCCCCTGGCCCCGGACGGCCGCGGCACACCCCGCACGGCCGTCGTCGAAGCGGTCCTCGCCACCTCCGCCCGCCCCGGCTTCGCCCTCGCCCGCCGGCTGGCCCCGGCGCTGCGCCCCCTGATGCGCACCGCCGCCGCCCGGCTCTGGCGCGACGACCTCGCCTACGCCGAACGGCGCCGGCACCTGCGGGACCTCGGCCGGCACCCCGGCTGA
- a CDS encoding oxygenase MpaB family protein gives MDGEPAAVAAARERLGSALFRRVAGPEGPANRARIHGTPGPRWFGPDRPVRVVHGDASMFVGGIRALLLQSLHPLAMAAVAAHSGYRGDPWGRLQRTSTFLAVTTYGTADDAQRAVDHVRAVHEGIRGTTAEGLPYHAADPHLLKWVHLAETDSFLCAHERYGAHPLDAAGYDAYVADTARVATALGVLDPPRTRRELAGQLAAYRPELRATPQARAAARFILFQPPLPLPARPFYTVLAATAVATLPPWARAPLRLPRLPVAEDLAVRPAGQALVRAVRWAMTPPPDLPG, from the coding sequence ATGGACGGGGAACCGGCCGCCGTGGCGGCGGCCCGTGAGCGCCTGGGCAGCGCCCTGTTCCGCCGGGTCGCCGGACCGGAGGGCCCGGCCAACCGCGCCCGCATCCACGGCACGCCCGGCCCCCGGTGGTTCGGCCCCGACCGCCCCGTCCGCGTCGTGCACGGCGACGCGTCGATGTTCGTCGGCGGCATACGCGCTCTGCTGCTCCAGTCGCTGCATCCGCTGGCCATGGCCGCCGTCGCCGCGCACTCCGGTTACCGCGGCGACCCCTGGGGCCGCCTGCAGCGCACCAGCACCTTCCTCGCCGTGACGACGTACGGCACCGCCGACGACGCCCAGCGGGCGGTCGACCACGTCCGCGCCGTCCACGAGGGCATACGCGGCACGACGGCCGAGGGCCTGCCGTACCACGCGGCCGACCCGCACCTGCTGAAGTGGGTCCACCTGGCCGAGACGGACAGCTTCCTGTGCGCCCACGAACGCTACGGCGCCCACCCGCTGGACGCCGCCGGCTACGACGCCTACGTCGCCGACACCGCGCGCGTCGCGACGGCCCTGGGCGTACTCGATCCGCCGCGCACCCGCCGGGAGCTGGCCGGGCAGCTGGCCGCCTACCGGCCCGAGCTCCGGGCCACGCCCCAGGCCCGCGCCGCCGCGCGGTTCATCCTGTTCCAGCCGCCGCTGCCGCTGCCCGCCCGGCCCTTCTACACGGTGCTCGCCGCCACCGCGGTCGCCACCCTGCCGCCGTGGGCGCGCGCACCGCTCCGCCTGCCCCGCCTCCCGGTGGCCGAGGACCTCGCCGTCCGGCCGGCCGGGCAGGCCCTGGTCCGGGCCGTTCGCTGGGCGATGACGCCGCCACCGGACCTGCCCGGCTGA
- a CDS encoding MSMEG_6728 family protein, giving the protein MQTFLPHPGFRDSALVLDRRRLGKQRVEALQVLRGLTVPGYGWRRHPAVRMWTGYEEALVRYGLEVCRVWRERGHQDSCAASLVAGLETWCPGTPVRDQSALAEAGELPPWLGDDAFHRSHRSALVRKDPAAYAELFPGVPDDLPYVWPSSDRERGETPADR; this is encoded by the coding sequence GTGCAGACGTTCCTGCCCCACCCCGGCTTCCGCGACTCGGCGCTCGTCCTGGACCGCCGGCGGCTCGGCAAGCAGCGGGTCGAGGCGCTCCAGGTCCTGCGCGGGCTGACCGTGCCGGGCTACGGCTGGCGCCGGCACCCCGCGGTGCGCATGTGGACCGGATACGAGGAGGCGCTGGTCCGGTACGGCCTGGAGGTCTGCCGGGTCTGGCGGGAACGCGGTCACCAGGACAGTTGCGCCGCCTCCCTCGTCGCCGGGCTGGAGACCTGGTGTCCCGGCACGCCGGTGCGCGACCAGAGCGCGCTCGCCGAGGCCGGCGAACTGCCGCCCTGGCTCGGCGACGACGCCTTCCACCGCAGCCACCGCTCGGCGCTGGTCCGCAAGGATCCGGCCGCCTACGCCGAGCTCTTCCCCGGCGTCCCCGACGACCTGCCCTACGTATGGCCGTCCTCGGACCGCGAGCGCGGGGAGACCCCGGCGGACCGGTGA
- a CDS encoding MarR family winged helix-turn-helix transcriptional regulator, with translation MISADGRDGREQERSAQGRGARDGEAGERPAATALASFAVQLRRMNGEINRLAHGFAGEHGLHATDVQALAAILDAEEPMTPGRLREYLGLSSGAVTACVDRLERAGHIRRVRESADRRVVHLRYAPDARQTARAYFRPLAEATASARSRFSEEELSVVVRFLDSLNEELALLRSPRG, from the coding sequence GTGATCAGTGCGGACGGCCGGGACGGCCGGGAACAGGAGCGGAGCGCCCAGGGGCGCGGGGCCCGGGACGGAGAGGCGGGCGAGCGGCCGGCGGCGACTGCTCTGGCCTCCTTCGCCGTGCAGTTGCGGCGCATGAACGGCGAGATCAACCGTCTGGCGCACGGATTCGCCGGCGAGCACGGCCTGCACGCCACCGACGTCCAGGCGCTGGCGGCGATCCTCGACGCGGAGGAACCGATGACGCCCGGACGGCTGCGCGAGTACCTCGGACTCAGCTCGGGCGCCGTGACGGCGTGTGTGGACCGCCTGGAACGGGCGGGGCACATCCGCAGGGTCCGCGAGAGCGCCGACCGCAGGGTGGTCCACCTGCGGTACGCGCCGGACGCCCGGCAGACGGCCCGCGCCTACTTCCGTCCCCTGGCCGAGGCCACGGCCTCCGCGCGGTCCCGCTTCAGCGAGGAGGAGCTGTCGGTGGTCGTGCGCTTCCTCGACTCGCTCAACGAGGAACTGGCCCTGCTGAGGTCCCCGCGAGGCTGA
- a CDS encoding MMPL family transporter, translating to MSAPPSHTRRTRLLVPLLLLLTWLVVGGTLGPFAGRLGEVATNDQAAFLPRSAESTEVIAAQRAFRQDESLPAVVVWTFDAAARDGQGAATRALASLTGTPGVAGRPSPALVSRDGTALQGVVPLRTDLGDRLPDVLDRVRDAAERVPGATVHLAGPAASQADLSDAFAGIDGLLLAVALVTVLVILLLVYRSVLLPFVVILGAVFALGLACAIVYALADHGAVRVDGQVQGILSILVIGAATDYALLLTARYREELGVRGDRFAAVRAALRESWGAIVASAATVALGLLALLLSDLTNNRALGPVGAIGIVCAVLSALTFLPAVLVLLGRAAYWPAGARAAGERPGVWHRVAHLVDRAPRRVWAVALACLLAGAAFAPSLTSKGVPLDETFVGDAPSVAAQRVLGEHFPGGAGNPAVVIANADRAEQVVAAARDTRGVAGAVPVTASGGPGEGEPLTVGGRVRIDVTLRAAADSDEARETVARLRGALHAVPGADALVGGYTAQRHDTLETAERDRTLIVPVVLGIIFVILVGLLRSLLLPALLVVTVALNFLATLGVSALVFRHVFGFTGTDPSVPLYGFVFLVALGVDYNIFLMSRVREEALAHGVRRGILRGLVSTGGVITSAGVVLAATFAALGVIPLAFLVQIAFIVAFGVLLDTLVVRSLLVPALSRDIGAAAWWPGRLSRAPGR from the coding sequence ATGTCCGCACCCCCCTCGCACACGCGCCGGACCCGTCTGCTCGTCCCGTTGCTGCTGCTCCTGACCTGGCTCGTCGTGGGCGGGACCCTCGGCCCGTTCGCCGGACGGCTCGGCGAGGTCGCCACCAACGACCAGGCCGCCTTCCTGCCGCGCAGCGCCGAGTCCACCGAGGTCATCGCCGCACAGCGGGCCTTCCGGCAGGACGAGAGCCTGCCCGCCGTCGTCGTGTGGACCTTCGACGCGGCGGCCCGGGACGGGCAGGGGGCGGCCACCCGGGCCCTCGCCTCGCTCACCGGCACGCCCGGTGTGGCGGGCCGCCCCTCACCCGCGCTGGTCTCCCGCGACGGTACGGCGCTGCAGGGTGTCGTCCCCCTGCGAACCGACCTGGGCGACCGGCTGCCCGACGTCCTGGACCGCGTCCGCGACGCCGCCGAGCGGGTACCGGGCGCGACGGTCCACCTGGCCGGGCCCGCCGCTTCCCAGGCCGACCTCTCCGACGCCTTCGCGGGGATCGACGGACTGCTCCTGGCCGTCGCGCTGGTGACCGTCCTGGTGATCCTGCTGCTCGTCTACCGCAGTGTGCTCCTGCCGTTCGTCGTCATCCTCGGCGCGGTCTTCGCCCTGGGCCTGGCCTGCGCGATCGTCTACGCGCTCGCCGACCACGGGGCCGTCCGCGTCGACGGCCAGGTGCAGGGCATCCTCTCCATCCTGGTCATCGGAGCGGCCACCGACTACGCCCTGCTGCTGACCGCCCGCTACCGCGAGGAACTCGGCGTGCGCGGCGACCGTTTCGCGGCCGTACGCGCCGCGTTGCGGGAGTCCTGGGGCGCCATCGTGGCCAGCGCCGCCACCGTGGCGCTCGGCCTGCTCGCCCTCCTGCTGAGCGACCTGACCAACAACCGGGCGCTCGGCCCGGTCGGGGCCATCGGCATCGTCTGCGCCGTACTGAGCGCCCTGACCTTCCTGCCCGCCGTCCTCGTCCTCCTCGGCCGCGCCGCCTACTGGCCCGCGGGCGCCCGCGCCGCGGGGGAGCGGCCGGGTGTGTGGCACCGCGTCGCGCACCTGGTGGACCGGGCGCCGCGCCGGGTGTGGGCCGTCGCGCTGGCCTGCCTGCTCGCGGGTGCCGCCTTCGCCCCGTCGCTGACGTCGAAGGGCGTGCCGCTGGACGAGACGTTCGTCGGCGACGCGCCGTCCGTGGCGGCGCAGCGCGTCCTCGGTGAGCACTTCCCCGGTGGCGCCGGAAATCCCGCCGTGGTGATCGCGAACGCCGACCGCGCCGAGCAGGTGGTGGCGGCTGCCCGGGACACCCGGGGCGTGGCCGGTGCCGTGCCCGTCACCGCCTCCGGAGGCCCGGGCGAGGGCGAGCCGCTGACCGTCGGCGGCCGGGTGCGCATCGACGTCACCCTGCGGGCCGCCGCCGACAGCGACGAGGCCAGGGAGACCGTGGCCCGGCTGCGCGGCGCCCTGCACGCCGTGCCGGGCGCCGACGCCCTCGTGGGCGGCTACACGGCACAGCGCCACGACACCCTCGAGACGGCCGAGCGGGACCGTACCCTCATCGTCCCGGTCGTCCTCGGCATCATCTTCGTCATCCTCGTCGGGCTGCTCCGGTCGCTGCTGCTGCCGGCGCTGCTGGTCGTCACCGTGGCGCTGAACTTCCTCGCCACCCTGGGCGTCTCGGCGCTCGTCTTCCGGCATGTGTTCGGCTTCACGGGAACGGACCCGTCCGTGCCGCTGTACGGTTTCGTGTTCCTGGTCGCGCTGGGGGTGGACTACAACATCTTCCTGATGTCCCGGGTCAGGGAGGAAGCGCTCGCGCACGGCGTGCGCCGCGGCATCCTGCGGGGGCTCGTCAGCACCGGCGGGGTGATCACGTCGGCGGGTGTGGTGCTCGCCGCGACGTTCGCCGCCCTCGGGGTGATCCCGCTGGCCTTCCTCGTGCAGATCGCCTTCATCGTCGCGTTCGGGGTGCTGCTCGACACCCTGGTCGTACGGTCGCTGCTGGTCCCCGCGCTCAGCCGGGACATCGGGGCCGCCGCCTGGTGGCCGGGGCGCCTCTCCCGCGCGCCGGGGAGGTGA
- the crtI gene encoding phytoene desaturase family protein — protein sequence MTRTMPGRTDHVVIVGAGLAGLSAALHLLGAGRRVTVVERDRLPGGRAGRRELGGYLLDTGPTVLTMPQVADEAFAAVGERLRDRVELLPLHPAYRACFADGSTLDVHTDATAMEAEVERFAGPREAAGYRRLRTWLTRLYTVQMRRFIDADFDSPLDLLTPDLARLAALGGFGRLDARIGRFLTDERLKRVFSFQALYAGVAPARALAAYAVIAYMDTVAGVYFPRGGMHALPRAMAAAAADAGGDLRFGEEVTHLERSGDRITAVVTAHDRIPCDAVVLTPDLPLAHRLLGRRPRRPLPLRHAPSAVVLHAGTTRTWPHLAHHTLSFGAAWQRTFDELTRSGTLMTDPSLLITRPTAADPGLAPEGRHLHYVLAPCPNTDIGPGPEAWHALAPRYRDRLLATLDRRGLSGIAAAIEEECLVTPADWTAHGHAAGTPFSVAHTFTQTGPFRPRNLVRGLRNAVLAGCGTTPGVGIPTVLISGKLAAARVTGPPARPRRPVEAARR from the coding sequence ATGACCCGGACCATGCCCGGCCGCACCGACCACGTCGTGATCGTCGGGGCGGGGCTCGCCGGGCTGTCGGCCGCCTTGCACCTGCTGGGCGCCGGGCGGCGGGTGACGGTCGTGGAGCGGGACCGGCTGCCGGGCGGCCGGGCCGGGCGCCGTGAACTCGGCGGATATCTCCTCGACACGGGCCCCACCGTGCTGACCATGCCCCAGGTGGCCGACGAGGCGTTCGCGGCCGTCGGCGAGCGGCTGCGGGACCGTGTCGAGCTGCTGCCGCTGCACCCCGCCTACCGGGCCTGCTTCGCCGACGGCAGCACCCTCGACGTGCACACCGACGCCACCGCCATGGAAGCGGAGGTCGAGCGGTTCGCCGGCCCTCGCGAGGCCGCCGGATACCGCCGGCTGCGCACCTGGCTGACCCGGCTGTACACCGTGCAGATGCGCCGCTTCATCGACGCCGACTTCGACTCGCCGCTGGACCTGCTCACCCCCGACCTGGCCCGGCTCGCCGCGCTCGGCGGGTTCGGCCGGCTCGACGCGCGCATCGGGCGGTTCCTGACCGACGAGCGCCTGAAGCGGGTGTTCTCCTTCCAGGCCCTGTACGCCGGTGTGGCACCGGCCCGGGCCCTGGCCGCCTACGCCGTCATCGCGTACATGGACACCGTGGCGGGCGTGTACTTCCCGCGCGGCGGCATGCACGCCCTGCCGCGCGCGATGGCCGCCGCTGCCGCCGACGCGGGGGGCGACCTGCGCTTCGGCGAGGAGGTCACCCACCTGGAGCGGTCCGGAGACCGGATCACGGCCGTCGTCACCGCCCACGACCGCATCCCCTGCGACGCCGTCGTCCTCACCCCCGACCTGCCCCTGGCGCACCGGTTGCTGGGCCGCCGGCCGCGCCGCCCGCTCCCGTTGCGGCACGCGCCCTCGGCGGTCGTGCTGCACGCCGGCACCACCCGCACCTGGCCCCATCTCGCCCACCACACGCTCTCCTTCGGCGCCGCCTGGCAGCGCACGTTCGACGAGCTGACCCGGAGCGGCACCCTGATGACCGACCCGTCCCTGCTCATCACCCGCCCCACGGCCGCGGACCCCGGCCTCGCCCCCGAAGGACGGCACCTGCACTACGTCCTGGCCCCCTGCCCCAACACCGACATCGGGCCCGGCCCGGAGGCGTGGCACGCCCTCGCCCCCCGCTACCGCGACCGCCTCCTCGCCACCCTCGACCGCCGGGGCCTGTCCGGTATCGCCGCCGCCATCGAGGAGGAGTGCCTGGTGACACCCGCCGACTGGACCGCGCACGGCCACGCCGCGGGAACGCCGTTCTCGGTGGCCCACACCTTCACCCAGACCGGTCCCTTCCGCCCCCGCAATCTGGTGCGCGGCCTGCGCAACGCGGTCCTCGCCGGCTGCGGCACCACACCGGGCGTCGGCATCCCCACCGTCCTGATCTCGGGCAAGCTCGCCGCCGCCCGCGTCACCGGGCCCCCGGCCCGTCCGCGCCGCCCCGTGGAGGCCGCACGCCGATGA
- a CDS encoding DUF2945 domain-containing protein, with protein sequence MAWNSHGGSTEGMVEREITRRTEAAGRTVDAAPDAPQYEVRSDKFGKRAVHKPSALRKKDPGA encoded by the coding sequence GTGGCCTGGAACAGCCACGGCGGCAGCACCGAGGGCATGGTCGAGCGCGAGATCACCCGGCGGACCGAGGCGGCCGGCCGCACGGTGGACGCCGCTCCCGACGCACCGCAGTACGAGGTGCGCAGCGACAAGTTCGGCAAGCGGGCGGTCCACAAGCCGTCCGCCCTGCGGAAGAAGGACCCGGGCGCGTAG